A part of Deltaproteobacteria bacterium genomic DNA contains:
- a CDS encoding outer membrane lipoprotein-sorting protein, translated as MRRNTPLFLLIVGLFPFLTGFDGPEAREALDTVFRNLYSPDMLVAVELRIDEGQPDAEDVTFAYGRKNKGGETRTLVYTGDGSRDASRLLLFQRPGAQDRAFASEGTRGQVRAVSVGRHKGSLFGSDFNYADFRAHSAADYRIEVLGEDRIGGEACRVLRLRPIEGPYTMLLAWVSQERPVMLRTDYFDEQGLWKRYRARPQDIERNFDWWVPMQDEMIDLRSGRHTVRQVRNILIGTDVPDDAFTLTQLARGRLPSF; from the coding sequence ATGCGTCGGAATACCCCCCTATTCCTGCTGATCGTCGGGCTCTTCCCGTTCCTCACCGGCTTCGACGGCCCCGAGGCGCGCGAGGCGCTCGACACCGTGTTCCGAAATCTCTACTCGCCGGACATGCTCGTCGCGGTCGAGCTGCGCATCGACGAGGGCCAGCCCGACGCCGAAGACGTGACGTTCGCGTACGGGCGCAAGAACAAGGGCGGCGAGACGCGCACGCTGGTCTACACCGGAGACGGTAGCCGCGACGCCTCGCGGCTCCTGCTCTTCCAGCGTCCCGGAGCCCAGGACCGCGCCTTCGCCTCGGAGGGCACCCGCGGACAGGTCCGCGCGGTGAGCGTCGGGCGCCACAAGGGCTCGCTCTTCGGCAGCGACTTCAACTACGCCGACTTCCGCGCGCACTCGGCGGCGGACTACCGGATCGAGGTGCTCGGCGAGGATCGGATCGGCGGCGAGGCGTGCCGCGTGCTGCGACTGCGACCGATCGAGGGTCCGTACACGATGCTTCTCGCGTGGGTCTCGCAGGAGCGGCCGGTCATGCTTCGCACCGACTACTTCGACGAGCAGGGGCTCTGGAAGCGCTACCGCGCGCGGCCGCAGGACATCGAGCGGAACTTCGACTGGTGGGTGCCGATGCAGGACGAGATGATCGACCTGCGCAGCGGCCGCCACACGGTGCGGCAGGTGCGCAACATCCTGATCGGGACCGACGTGCCGGACGACGCCTTCACGCTGACCCAGCTCGCGCGCGGCCGGCTTCCGTCCTTCTAG
- the erpA gene encoding iron-sulfur cluster insertion protein ErpA, which translates to MSVITLTESAAAKVKQLTERDGRAGYSLRLKVVGGGCSGLQYQLMFDDKVGDWDQTGRSNGVNVVVDSKSAVYLLGTKVDYVDDLNGSGFKIENPNASSTCGCGQSFGA; encoded by the coding sequence ATGTCGGTCATCACTCTCACGGAATCGGCCGCGGCAAAGGTCAAGCAGCTCACCGAACGCGACGGCCGCGCGGGCTACAGCCTGCGGCTCAAGGTCGTGGGCGGCGGCTGCAGCGGACTGCAGTACCAGCTCATGTTCGACGACAAGGTCGGGGACTGGGATCAGACCGGAAGAAGCAACGGCGTGAACGTCGTCGTCGACTCGAAGAGCGCCGTGTACCTGCTCGGAACCAAGGTCGACTACGTCGACGATCTGAACGGCTCGGGCTTCAAGATCGAGAACCCCAACGCCTCATCGACCTGCGGCTGCGGCCAGTCCTTCGGCGCCTAG
- the xseA gene encoding exodeoxyribonuclease VII large subunit, translated as MVSKPGDAKGAPALQVSELVELLRGTLREAFGEVLVEGEIASLFRSRPGHLYFDLKDEGALLRAVMFRGAASAIDFEPRDGMLVQARGRVDLYAERGSLQLVLSELRPAGEGALRAAFEKLKARLAAEGLFDAEHKRPLPFLPRRIGLVTSIQGAVIHDFLRALRARFPASEVVVWDARVQGEGAWREIVRGLHLLDADPSVEVIVLARGGGSLEDLWNFNREELVRAVFELATPVVSAIGHESDWVLCDLVADARAATPTAAAALVAPDAAQLLQRVDELELRMARSVRALLRELSHRLLALRRGLIHPALRLRESALRLRELRLRLSAAAARAHERAGARLAALAGRLDALSPLAVLGRGFALATRESDGAILRDARQAPAGESILVRLARGRLRATVRESLEDG; from the coding sequence ATGGTCTCGAAGCCAGGCGACGCCAAGGGCGCACCCGCGCTCCAGGTTTCGGAGCTCGTCGAGCTCCTGCGCGGCACGCTTCGCGAAGCGTTTGGCGAGGTCTTGGTCGAGGGCGAGATCGCCTCGCTCTTCCGCTCGCGGCCGGGGCACCTCTACTTCGATCTGAAGGACGAGGGCGCGCTGCTTCGCGCGGTGATGTTCCGCGGCGCGGCGAGCGCGATCGACTTCGAGCCGCGCGACGGGATGCTCGTGCAGGCGCGCGGCCGGGTCGACCTGTACGCGGAGCGGGGCAGCCTGCAGCTCGTGCTCTCGGAGCTGCGCCCCGCCGGCGAGGGCGCGCTTCGCGCCGCGTTCGAGAAGCTCAAGGCGCGGCTGGCCGCGGAAGGCCTCTTCGACGCCGAGCACAAGCGGCCGCTGCCGTTCCTGCCCCGGCGCATCGGTCTCGTGACGTCGATCCAGGGAGCGGTGATCCACGACTTCCTGCGCGCGCTGCGCGCGCGCTTTCCCGCAAGCGAGGTCGTGGTCTGGGACGCGCGCGTGCAGGGCGAGGGAGCCTGGCGCGAGATCGTGCGCGGGCTGCACCTGCTCGACGCCGACCCGAGCGTCGAGGTGATCGTGCTCGCGCGCGGCGGCGGATCGCTCGAGGATCTCTGGAACTTCAACCGCGAAGAGCTCGTGCGCGCGGTCTTCGAGCTTGCGACCCCGGTCGTCTCGGCGATCGGCCACGAGAGCGACTGGGTGCTCTGCGATCTCGTCGCAGACGCTCGCGCGGCCACGCCGACCGCCGCAGCGGCGCTCGTCGCGCCCGACGCCGCGCAGCTGCTGCAGCGGGTCGACGAGCTCGAGCTGCGCATGGCCAGAAGCGTGCGCGCTCTGCTGCGCGAGCTCTCGCACCGGCTCTTGGCGCTGCGCCGCGGTCTGATCCACCCCGCGCTCCGTCTGCGCGAGAGCGCTCTGCGGCTGCGCGAGCTGCGCCTGCGCCTCTCGGCCGCCGCGGCCCGCGCGCACGAACGGGCCGGCGCCCGGCTCGCGGCACTGGCGGGCCGGCTCGACGCGCTCTCGCCGCTCGCGGTGCTCGGGCGCGGCTTTGCCCTGGCGACCCGCGAGTCCGACGGCGCGATCCTGCGCGACGCGCGCCAGGCGCCGGCCGGTGAGAGTATCCTGGTGAGGCTCGCCCGCGGCCGGCTCCGCGCCACGGTACGCGAGTCCCTGGAGGACGGATGA
- a CDS encoding outer membrane lipoprotein-sorting protein: MNRSTAALATALALALAAPSVGAEEPAEPSAEALARGWFDQLFGASSIEAWSTEWAGGEIVFALARRWQDGRPETFVHLVSPRAYDELNFLLRDGDAGRLELLYYRTPKLWKAGAKAARVMPAVVPSPIDRLPFVPGLPALAEIQPPRISDYAYARLPDQVVANQPCRVIEARPRAGDLGFDRVRYSLAQETGVSLETVWWLRETLVRRVTIAPGDVRDYSGRFLPTRRSVERPGSGTQVYELGQLMLDPPFPDQLFTTQNLKAGRFPSY, translated from the coding sequence ATGAACAGGTCGACGGCCGCGCTCGCAACCGCCCTGGCTCTCGCGCTGGCCGCGCCGTCCGTCGGCGCAGAGGAACCCGCCGAGCCGTCTGCGGAGGCGCTCGCCCGGGGCTGGTTCGACCAGCTCTTCGGCGCGAGCTCCATCGAGGCCTGGTCGACGGAGTGGGCCGGCGGAGAGATCGTCTTCGCGCTGGCGCGCCGCTGGCAGGACGGTCGCCCGGAGACGTTCGTCCACCTGGTCTCTCCGCGCGCCTACGACGAGCTGAACTTCCTGCTCCGCGACGGCGACGCGGGCCGGCTCGAGCTGCTCTACTACCGCACGCCCAAGCTCTGGAAGGCCGGCGCCAAGGCCGCGCGCGTGATGCCGGCCGTGGTCCCGTCGCCGATCGACCGGCTTCCCTTCGTGCCGGGTCTGCCCGCGCTCGCCGAGATCCAGCCGCCGCGGATCTCGGACTACGCGTACGCGCGCCTCCCGGATCAGGTCGTCGCGAACCAGCCCTGCCGCGTGATCGAGGCGCGGCCGCGCGCCGGAGACCTGGGCTTCGATCGCGTCCGGTACTCGCTGGCGCAGGAGACGGGTGTGTCGCTCGAGACGGTCTGGTGGCTCCGCGAAACGCTGGTTCGACGGGTCACGATCGCACCGGGCGACGTGCGCGACTACTCGGGCCGATTCCTGCCCACCCGCCGCAGCGTGGAGCGGCCGGGATCCGGCACACAGGTGTACGAGCTTGGCCAGCTCATGCTCGACCCGCCGTTTCCCGATCAGCTCTTCACGACCCAGAACCTGAAGGCGGGACGCTTCCCCTCGTACTAG
- a CDS encoding TlyA family RNA methyltransferase, producing the protein MAKARVRLDERLVALGLEASLSRARARILAGEVRLGDRVLDKAGLQVPADAQLVLATRARFVSRGGEKLAGALDAFGLDVTGLRCADVGASTGGFTDCLLQRGARQVLALDVGYGQLAASLRGDPRVRVRERTNLRHFELEPGDERFDLVCADVSFISLRQLLPRLIALARPGARLLLLVKPQFELERGAVGKGGVVRDPELRARAVREVREAGLAAGLVALGEAESDLAGPKGNLEVFLLFRRPDLREEPRRLD; encoded by the coding sequence GTGGCGAAGGCGCGCGTGCGTCTCGACGAGCGGCTCGTCGCGCTCGGGCTCGAGGCGTCGCTATCGCGCGCACGCGCGCGAATCCTCGCCGGCGAGGTGAGGCTCGGCGATCGAGTGCTCGACAAGGCGGGCCTGCAGGTGCCGGCCGATGCGCAGCTCGTGCTGGCCACGCGCGCGCGCTTCGTCTCGCGTGGCGGCGAGAAGCTCGCGGGCGCGCTCGACGCGTTCGGGCTCGACGTCACGGGCCTGCGCTGCGCGGACGTCGGCGCCTCGACCGGCGGCTTCACCGACTGCCTGCTCCAGCGCGGCGCGCGGCAGGTTCTCGCGCTCGACGTCGGCTACGGGCAGCTCGCGGCGTCGCTTCGCGGCGATCCCCGCGTTCGGGTGCGCGAGCGCACGAACCTGCGCCACTTCGAGCTCGAGCCGGGCGACGAACGCTTCGACCTCGTCTGCGCCGACGTGTCGTTCATCTCGCTCCGGCAGCTCCTGCCGCGTCTGATCGCGCTCGCACGACCGGGCGCGAGACTGCTGCTTCTGGTCAAGCCGCAGTTCGAGCTCGAGCGCGGCGCGGTCGGGAAGGGCGGAGTGGTCCGCGACCCGGAGCTCCGCGCGCGCGCGGTGCGCGAGGTGCGCGAGGCGGGCCTCGCCGCGGGGCTCGTCGCACTCGGCGAGGCCGAGAGCGATCTTGCCGGACCGAAGGGAAACCTCGAGGTATTCCTGCTGTTCCGGCGGCCCGATTTGCGCGAGGAACCTCGCCGATTAGACTAG
- a CDS encoding exodeoxyribonuclease VII small subunit, producing MTPRRARSKEAGEPDTGVAEPRFEQALAQLESLVHKLEIGELDLEQALGTFEEGVALAKLCSARLEAAELRISKLEAVAGETVERELELGDDE from the coding sequence ATGACCCCGCGCCGCGCGCGAAGCAAGGAAGCCGGCGAGCCCGATACTGGAGTCGCCGAGCCGCGCTTCGAGCAGGCGCTCGCGCAGCTCGAGTCACTCGTGCACAAGCTCGAGATCGGCGAGCTCGACCTCGAGCAGGCGCTCGGCACCTTCGAGGAGGGCGTGGCGCTCGCGAAGCTCTGCTCGGCGCGGCTCGAGGCCGCGGAGCTGCGCATCTCGAAGCTCGAAGCGGTCGCCGGCGAGACGGTGGAGCGCGAGCTCGAGCTCGGGGACGACGAGTGA
- the ftsE gene encoding cell division ATP-binding protein FtsE: MIQMYHVDLRYAGGAYGLRDISLTLERGEFAFLTGSSGAGKTSLLRLLFGAEQPSAGQILVAGRNITRIRAAQVPVLRRQIGVIFQDFKLLPERTVFENVAIALEIAGTAKREIRTRVWSLLKRLGLGHRIDHRPRTLSGGEQQRVAIARALVNDPPLLLADEPTGNLDPELALDIMDIIADAHARGTTVIVATHDPTLLERYRHRRIVLEAGRLVADRAPETYGVGARGLGATRS; this comes from the coding sequence ATGATCCAGATGTACCACGTCGACCTGCGCTACGCGGGCGGGGCGTACGGCCTGCGCGACATCTCGCTCACGCTCGAACGAGGCGAGTTCGCCTTCCTGACCGGCTCGAGCGGAGCCGGCAAGACGTCGCTCTTGCGGCTGCTCTTCGGCGCGGAGCAGCCGAGCGCCGGACAGATCCTCGTCGCGGGCCGGAACATCACGCGGATCCGGGCCGCGCAGGTGCCGGTGCTGCGGCGGCAGATCGGCGTGATCTTCCAGGACTTCAAGCTCCTGCCCGAGCGGACGGTCTTCGAGAACGTGGCGATCGCGCTCGAGATCGCGGGCACCGCCAAACGCGAGATCCGCACCCGCGTCTGGAGCCTGCTGAAACGTCTGGGCCTGGGGCACCGGATCGACCATCGCCCGCGCACGCTCTCGGGCGGCGAGCAGCAGCGCGTGGCGATCGCGCGCGCGCTCGTGAACGATCCCCCGCTGCTCCTGGCCGACGAGCCGACCGGAAATCTCGACCCCGAGCTCGCGCTCGACATCATGGACATCATCGCCGACGCGCACGCGCGCGGAACCACCGTGATCGTCGCCACGCACGATCCGACGCTGCTCGAGCGCTACCGCCATCGCCGGATCGTGCTCGAAGCGGGGCGGCTGGTCGCGGACCGCGCGCCCGAGACCTACGGCGTGGGCGCGCGCGGACTCGGAGCGACGCGAAGTTGA
- a CDS encoding DUF4124 domain-containing protein, with the protein MLRHALRLLLALALCLAAQSSRADVYRWVDELGVTHYTTDPETIPRRHRDSAHAIVARPSRRPGPRISNAPSRAATPLPSAPEPASPEPAARATPPAPSGPPVFPGPPLAPALAPGDPRAAELADLEARIATDRETLRQLISTKRWDSAELASDPGVREIAERLPRLQAELEALRAETVP; encoded by the coding sequence GTGCTGCGCCACGCCCTCCGACTGCTGCTCGCGCTGGCTCTCTGCCTCGCGGCGCAGAGCAGCCGCGCGGACGTGTATCGCTGGGTCGACGAGCTCGGCGTGACTCACTACACGACGGATCCCGAGACGATTCCCCGCCGCCATCGCGACAGCGCCCACGCGATCGTCGCGCGGCCGAGCCGCAGGCCGGGGCCGCGCATCTCGAACGCGCCGAGCCGAGCCGCCACTCCGCTCCCGAGTGCGCCCGAGCCGGCTTCGCCCGAGCCTGCCGCCCGCGCGACTCCGCCCGCCCCGTCGGGCCCGCCGGTCTTTCCCGGGCCGCCGCTCGCGCCGGCGCTCGCGCCCGGCGATCCGCGCGCGGCGGAGCTCGCCGACCTCGAAGCGCGGATCGCGACCGACCGCGAGACGCTGCGACAGCTGATCTCGACCAAGCGCTGGGACAGCGCCGAGCTCGCGTCGGATCCGGGCGTGCGCGAGATCGCCGAGCGGCTGCCGCGGCTGCAGGCCGAGCTCGAGGCGCTGCGCGCGGAGACGGTGCCCTAA
- a CDS encoding polyprenyl synthetase family protein → MRYAVFSGGKRLRPVLVFAAARACGLDADRALPLAAAIELVHTYSLVHDDLPAMDDDDLRRGRPTVHVKFGEANAILVGDALLAEAFAVLARGEAPIPVFARLAHAAGSRALVGGQVDDLAFRPEHATARLVGSIHERKTAALFRFCAWAPGALAGRPARELELLDRFGLAYGLAFQLVDDLLDDDPQECSILRVCDAQAARARIASEVAEAIDAAEGFGRSGLYLRGLASAVSGRLP, encoded by the coding sequence ATGCGCTACGCGGTCTTCTCCGGCGGCAAGCGGCTTCGCCCGGTGCTGGTCTTCGCCGCCGCGCGCGCCTGCGGCCTCGACGCGGATCGCGCGCTGCCGCTCGCCGCGGCGATCGAGCTGGTGCACACCTACTCCCTGGTGCACGACGACCTTCCGGCGATGGACGACGACGACCTGCGCCGCGGCCGGCCCACCGTGCACGTGAAGTTCGGCGAGGCGAACGCGATCCTGGTCGGCGACGCGCTGCTCGCCGAGGCATTCGCCGTGCTGGCTCGCGGCGAGGCTCCGATCCCGGTGTTCGCGCGGCTCGCTCACGCGGCGGGCTCGCGCGCGCTGGTGGGAGGGCAGGTCGACGACCTGGCGTTCCGCCCCGAGCATGCGACGGCGCGGCTGGTGGGCTCGATCCACGAGCGCAAGACCGCGGCGCTGTTTCGCTTCTGCGCCTGGGCGCCCGGCGCGCTCGCGGGCCGGCCGGCGCGCGAGCTCGAGCTCCTGGACCGCTTCGGCCTGGCCTACGGGCTGGCCTTCCAGCTGGTCGACGACTTGCTCGACGACGATCCGCAGGAGTGCTCGATCCTGCGCGTCTGCGACGCGCAGGCGGCCCGCGCGCGGATCGCGAGTGAGGTGGCCGAGGCGATCGACGCCGCCGAGGGCTTCGGCCGTTCGGGTCTGTACCTGCGCGGGCTGGCTAGCGCGGTCAGCGGGCGGCTACCGTAG
- the dxs gene encoding 1-deoxy-D-xylulose-5-phosphate synthase, whose translation MSEILNSIDSPEDLRKLPEARLPEVATAVRSAIIDTISRTGGHLAAGLGAVELTVALHYVFDTPRDRLIWDVGHQGYPHKMLTGRRKAFGTIGAKDGMGKFLRRQESEYDVFGAGHAGTSISAATGIAEAIRRRGGREKVVAVIGDGAMTAGMAYEGLNNAGYLRLSNLIVVLNDNEMSISKNVGALTSFLARRWSAPQTRRLKHALKSFLESIPRAGDELVEMARRAEQSFKGFISPAHLFEGLGFNYIGPIDGHDLPQLVETFRNARDIESNEHPVLIHCRTEKGYGYEYSQADPVKYHGVEQFEVSSGAMKKSTPGAPSWTGAFADALIELAKDDPRIVGITAAMSGGTGLDKFQASFPDRFYDVGIAEQHAVTFAAGLATEGLKPVCAIYSTFLQRAYDQIVHDVCLQGLGVTFVLDRAGLVGADGATHQGFYDIAYLRALPNIVLMAPKDENELRQMLKTAIEYPGPAALRIPRGAALGVPLDNDVKSLAIGEAELLRDGRDLGIVALGHSVAPALDAAERLSEHGISAAVLNARFAKPVDVGRIGELARRCGALLVVEEHSAIGGMGDAVLAALAEQRISIPVRELGIPDRVIEHGSQAEWREALGIDAAGIERAARELLGR comes from the coding sequence ATGAGCGAGATCCTGAACTCGATCGATTCCCCCGAGGACCTGCGCAAGCTGCCCGAAGCCCGGCTGCCGGAAGTCGCGACCGCGGTGCGCTCGGCGATCATCGACACGATCTCGCGTACCGGCGGGCACCTGGCGGCAGGCCTCGGCGCGGTCGAGCTCACGGTCGCGCTGCACTACGTCTTCGACACCCCGCGCGACCGGCTGATCTGGGACGTCGGCCACCAGGGCTATCCGCACAAGATGCTGACCGGGCGCCGCAAGGCGTTCGGGACCATCGGGGCGAAGGACGGGATGGGGAAGTTCCTGCGCCGGCAGGAGTCCGAGTACGACGTCTTCGGCGCGGGTCACGCCGGAACCTCGATCTCGGCGGCGACCGGCATCGCCGAGGCGATCCGCCGCCGCGGCGGGCGCGAGAAGGTGGTCGCGGTGATCGGCGACGGCGCGATGACCGCGGGCATGGCCTACGAGGGCCTGAACAACGCCGGCTACCTGCGGCTCTCGAACCTGATCGTCGTGCTGAACGACAACGAGATGTCGATCTCGAAGAACGTCGGTGCGCTGACCAGCTTCCTGGCGCGGCGTTGGTCGGCGCCGCAGACGCGGCGCCTCAAGCACGCGTTGAAGTCGTTCCTCGAGTCGATCCCGCGCGCCGGCGACGAGCTGGTCGAGATGGCGCGCCGCGCGGAGCAGAGCTTCAAGGGCTTCATCTCGCCCGCGCACCTCTTCGAAGGGCTCGGCTTCAACTACATCGGCCCGATCGACGGTCACGACCTGCCGCAGCTGGTCGAGACGTTCCGCAATGCGCGCGACATCGAGAGCAACGAGCACCCGGTGCTGATCCACTGCCGCACCGAGAAGGGCTACGGCTACGAATACTCGCAGGCCGATCCCGTGAAGTACCACGGCGTCGAGCAGTTCGAGGTCAGCTCGGGCGCGATGAAGAAGTCGACGCCGGGCGCGCCGTCGTGGACCGGCGCCTTCGCCGACGCCCTGATCGAGCTGGCCAAGGACGATCCGCGCATCGTCGGCATCACCGCGGCCATGAGCGGCGGCACCGGCCTCGACAAGTTCCAGGCCAGCTTTCCCGACCGCTTCTACGACGTGGGGATCGCCGAGCAGCACGCGGTGACGTTCGCGGCGGGGCTCGCGACCGAGGGGCTGAAGCCGGTCTGCGCGATCTACTCGACGTTCTTGCAGCGCGCCTACGACCAGATCGTGCACGACGTCTGCCTGCAGGGTCTCGGCGTGACGTTCGTGCTCGACCGAGCCGGCCTGGTCGGCGCCGACGGCGCGACGCACCAGGGCTTCTACGACATCGCCTACCTGCGAGCGCTGCCGAACATCGTGCTGATGGCGCCGAAGGACGAGAACGAGCTGCGCCAGATGCTGAAGACCGCGATCGAGTACCCGGGCCCGGCCGCGCTGCGCATCCCGCGCGGCGCGGCGCTCGGCGTCCCGCTGGACAACGACGTGAAGAGCCTCGCGATCGGCGAGGCGGAGCTGCTTCGCGACGGCCGCGACCTCGGCATCGTCGCGCTCGGGCATTCGGTCGCTCCCGCGCTCGACGCCGCCGAGCGGCTCTCCGAGCACGGGATCTCCGCCGCGGTGCTGAACGCCCGCTTTGCCAAGCCCGTCGACGTGGGCCGGATCGGCGAGCTCGCGCGCCGCTGCGGAGCGCTGCTCGTGGTCGAGGAGCACAGCGCGATCGGAGGGATGGGAGATGCCGTGCTCGCCGCGCTGGCGGAGCAGCGCATCTCGATTCCGGTCCGCGAGCTCGGCATCCCCGATCGCGTGATCGAGCACGGCTCCCAGGCGGAGTGGCGCGAAGCGCTCGGAATCGATGCCGCCGGCATCGAGCGCGCGGCCCGCGAGCTGCTCGGGCGCTAG
- a CDS encoding lamin tail domain-containing protein, which translates to MNRIRTKGVVAAVLAAGSLLASPSGAVQISELLYDAVGSDNGTIFVELWGVPGTSLEGWRIEGVNGADGAIGPIVTLSGAIPADGFFVVADSDAGTTLVANADLLANFDFQNGPDSIVLRNALGELLDSLGYGVFGAAEIFAGEGSPAPDGAPGQSLARIYANVDSNDNSADFALFDSPTPGSGPLALPEPVAVAPLLLFACGLGLARSRHSRPPSAVG; encoded by the coding sequence ATGAATCGGATTCGAACGAAGGGGGTCGTGGCCGCGGTGCTCGCGGCCGGCTCTCTGCTCGCATCGCCGTCCGGGGCGGTCCAGATCAGCGAGCTGCTCTACGACGCGGTCGGCAGCGACAACGGCACGATCTTCGTCGAGCTCTGGGGCGTGCCCGGCACGTCGCTCGAGGGCTGGCGGATCGAGGGTGTGAATGGCGCGGATGGCGCGATCGGCCCGATCGTCACGCTGTCAGGCGCGATCCCTGCGGACGGCTTCTTCGTCGTGGCGGATTCCGACGCCGGCACGACGCTCGTCGCCAACGCCGACCTGCTCGCCAACTTCGACTTCCAGAACGGCCCCGACTCGATCGTGCTCAGAAACGCGCTCGGCGAGCTGCTCGATTCGCTCGGCTACGGCGTGTTCGGCGCGGCGGAGATCTTCGCGGGCGAGGGCAGCCCCGCCCCCGACGGTGCGCCCGGGCAGAGCCTCGCGCGCATCTACGCCAACGTCGACAGCAACGACAACTCGGCGGACTTCGCGCTCTTCGACAGCCCGACGCCGGGCAGCGGTCCGCTCGCGCTGCCGGAGCCGGTCGCCGTCGCGCCGCTTCTGCTCTTCGCCTGCGGGCTCGGCCTCGCGCGCTCGAGGCACTCGCGTCCCCCCTCGGCGGTCGGGTAG
- a CDS encoding S41 family peptidase, with protein MSTKRSALGKMIRIAAPLALLAALVAGGAQSLRSSPTGPSYEDLSLLTNVLHLVRQHYVKDVDEHQLVEGALKGMLDTLDPHTSYLSRDLYKEMQRDTKGEFEGLGIEITKGDGEKGDGFVTVVAPIDGTPAALAGLQAKDQIVAVCPDATEKSCKGTQDMNLLEAVKMMRGPRGTKIMIQILRSGWNQPKPFIIKRASIRVSSVQLHMIEKDLPYVRISQFQERTAEDLQDALKLAHAKAGGPLRGLVLDLRDNPGGLLDQAVKVGDVWLESGLIVFSEGRSGGNRMEWHAKREGTEGEYPMIVLVNGGSASASEIVSGALQDHKRALLLGSQTFGKGSVQTIIPLEDGSGLRLTTALYYLPSGRSIQEVRVQPDVLVEPFSEAELTAAQESRTQERRRSTGEVDLEGHFENKPGAGAGAKETAPIPEPIAEPEGEPANTEEAKEARFQQQLGIDRQLTRAVELLKSWTIFSKLTSEGGA; from the coding sequence ATGAGCACGAAACGAAGCGCACTCGGCAAGATGATCCGGATCGCGGCCCCGCTCGCGCTGCTGGCGGCGCTGGTCGCGGGCGGCGCGCAGTCGCTGCGCTCGAGCCCGACCGGGCCGAGCTACGAGGATCTCTCGCTGCTGACGAACGTCCTGCACCTGGTGCGGCAGCACTACGTGAAGGACGTCGACGAGCACCAGCTCGTCGAAGGCGCGCTGAAGGGAATGCTCGACACGCTCGATCCCCACACCTCGTACCTCTCGCGCGATCTGTACAAGGAGATGCAGCGCGACACGAAGGGTGAGTTCGAGGGCCTCGGCATCGAGATCACCAAGGGCGACGGCGAGAAGGGCGACGGCTTCGTGACCGTGGTCGCTCCGATCGACGGCACGCCCGCGGCGCTCGCCGGTCTGCAGGCCAAGGACCAGATCGTCGCGGTCTGCCCCGATGCCACCGAGAAGTCGTGCAAGGGCACGCAGGACATGAACCTGCTCGAGGCCGTGAAGATGATGCGCGGCCCGCGCGGCACCAAGATCATGATCCAGATCCTGCGCTCGGGCTGGAACCAGCCCAAGCCGTTCATCATCAAGCGCGCGTCGATCCGGGTCTCGAGCGTGCAGCTGCACATGATCGAGAAGGATCTCCCGTACGTGCGCATCTCGCAGTTCCAGGAGCGCACCGCCGAAGACCTGCAGGACGCGCTGAAGCTGGCGCACGCGAAGGCGGGTGGGCCGCTGCGCGGGCTCGTGCTCGACCTGCGCGACAATCCGGGCGGGCTGCTCGATCAGGCCGTCAAGGTCGGCGACGTCTGGCTCGAGAGTGGCCTGATCGTCTTCTCCGAGGGGCGCAGCGGCGGCAATCGCATGGAGTGGCACGCCAAGCGCGAGGGCACCGAGGGCGAGTACCCGATGATCGTGCTCGTGAACGGCGGCAGCGCGTCGGCCTCGGAGATCGTCTCGGGCGCGCTCCAGGACCACAAGCGCGCGCTCCTGCTCGGCTCGCAGACCTTCGGCAAGGGCTCGGTGCAGACCATCATCCCGCTGGAAGACGGGTCGGGCCTGCGCCTGACCACGGCGCTCTACTACCTGCCGAGCGGCCGCTCGATCCAGGAGGTGCGCGTGCAGCCCGACGTCCTGGTCGAGCCGTTCAGCGAGGCGGAGCTCACCGCGGCGCAGGAGTCCCGAACCCAGGAGCGCCGCCGCTCCACCGGCGAGGTCGACCTCGAGGGTCACTTCGAGAACAAGCCCGGTGCAGGCGCCGGAGCAAAGGAAACCGCGCCGATTCCCGAGCCGATCGCAGAGCCGGAGGGCGAGCCCGCCAATACCGAAGAGGCAAAGGAAGCGCGCTTCCAGCAGCAGCTCGGCATCGACCGGCAGCTGACCCGAGCCGTCGAGCTCCTCAAGAGCTGGACCATCTTCTCCAAACTCACCTCCGAAGGCGGCGCCTGA